From Caulobacter segnis, a single genomic window includes:
- a CDS encoding glycosyltransferase family protein, with protein sequence MILAVLQARMGSSRLPGKSMATLQGEPMIVRQLERLRGARTLSKIIVVTSTDAADDALAGFLVSRGHTVHRGAGADILARIARCADAISAVSHVVRLKGDAPFMDPGVIDDAVRMALASGADYTSNRVHRTFPAGLEVEVIKAGVLRQAAAEERDPMARISPTAAIRNQPQRWSQAHLKAARDCSRLDWRVKTAADLAFARSVYDALHPVDPGFRMGDVLDLVESRQDIARFAA encoded by the coding sequence ATGATCCTCGCCGTCCTGCAGGCCCGCATGGGGTCGTCTCGCTTGCCCGGCAAATCGATGGCCACGCTCCAGGGCGAGCCGATGATCGTGCGCCAGCTGGAGCGCCTGCGCGGCGCGCGGACCCTGTCCAAGATCATCGTGGTGACCAGCACCGACGCGGCGGATGACGCCCTGGCCGGCTTCCTGGTCTCGCGCGGCCACACCGTCCATCGCGGGGCCGGCGCCGACATCCTGGCCCGCATCGCCCGCTGCGCCGACGCGATCAGCGCCGTCAGCCACGTGGTGCGCCTGAAGGGCGACGCGCCGTTTATGGATCCGGGCGTCATCGACGACGCCGTCCGCATGGCCCTGGCCAGCGGCGCCGACTACACGTCCAACCGCGTGCATCGCACCTTCCCGGCCGGCCTCGAAGTCGAGGTGATCAAGGCCGGCGTGCTGCGCCAGGCCGCCGCCGAGGAACGCGACCCGATGGCCCGCATCTCGCCGACCGCCGCCATCCGCAACCAGCCGCAGCGCTGGAGCCAGGCTCATCTGAAGGCCGCTCGCGACTGCTCGCGGCTGGACTGGCGCGTCAAGACCGCCGCCGACCTGGCCTTCGCCCGCTCGGTCTACGACGCTCTCCATCCGGTCGACCCGGGCTTCCGCATGGGCGACGTGCTGGATCTGGTCGAGAGCCGCCAGGACATCGCCCGCTTCGCGGCGTGA
- the ald gene encoding alanine dehydrogenase, producing the protein MRVGVPSEIKPGEHRVGLTPTAVREYVGHGHTVLVQSGAGLGAGYADDVYVKAGATIAPDAAAVFAGADMIVKVKEPQKVEWEKLEPRHILFTYLHLAPDPAQTEGLLKSGAAAIAYETVTDARGGLPLLAPMSEVAGRIAVFSAAETLLKHNGGMGLLLCGVPGVPPARVAVLGGGVVGSNAARMAAGLGAEVVVLERSIPRMRELDDLYQGRILTRYSTFAAVEEEILKADVIIGAVLTAGAAAPKLVRREHLKQMKPGSVLVDVSIDQGGCFETSKPTTHAEPTYVVDGVVHYCVANMPGAAPRTSSEALGNATLPFGLALADKGLDALKTNVHLARGLNVLKGELTHPAVAEALGKTSVDPYGAWK; encoded by the coding sequence ATGCGCGTTGGCGTCCCTTCCGAGATCAAACCGGGCGAACACCGGGTCGGGCTCACCCCCACGGCCGTTCGCGAGTATGTCGGCCACGGCCACACCGTGCTGGTCCAGTCAGGCGCGGGCCTCGGCGCCGGCTATGCCGACGACGTCTATGTGAAGGCCGGCGCGACCATCGCCCCCGACGCGGCCGCGGTCTTCGCCGGCGCGGACATGATCGTGAAGGTCAAGGAGCCGCAAAAGGTCGAGTGGGAGAAGCTCGAGCCGCGCCACATCCTGTTCACCTACCTGCATCTGGCGCCCGATCCCGCCCAGACCGAGGGCCTGCTGAAGAGCGGTGCGGCCGCCATCGCCTACGAGACCGTCACCGACGCGCGCGGCGGCCTGCCGTTGCTGGCCCCGATGTCGGAAGTGGCCGGCCGGATCGCCGTGTTCTCGGCCGCCGAGACCCTGCTCAAGCACAACGGCGGCATGGGCCTCTTGCTCTGCGGCGTGCCCGGCGTGCCCCCGGCCCGCGTGGCCGTGCTGGGCGGCGGCGTGGTCGGCAGCAACGCCGCCCGCATGGCCGCCGGCCTGGGCGCCGAGGTCGTGGTGCTGGAGCGTTCGATCCCGCGCATGCGCGAGCTGGACGACCTCTATCAAGGCCGCATCCTGACCCGCTATTCGACCTTCGCCGCCGTCGAGGAAGAGATCCTCAAGGCCGACGTGATCATCGGCGCGGTGCTGACCGCCGGCGCGGCCGCGCCCAAGCTGGTCCGCCGCGAGCACCTCAAGCAGATGAAGCCGGGCTCGGTCCTCGTGGACGTCTCGATCGACCAGGGCGGCTGCTTCGAGACCAGCAAGCCGACCACCCACGCCGAGCCGACCTATGTGGTCGACGGCGTCGTCCACTACTGCGTGGCCAACATGCCGGGCGCGGCCCCGCGCACCTCGTCCGAAGCCCTGGGCAACGCCACCCTGCCGTTCGGCCTGGCCTTGGCCGACAAGGGCCTGGACGCCTTGAAGACCAACGTCCACCTGGCGCGCGGCCTCAACGTGCTGAAGGGCGAACTGACCCACCCGGCCGTGGCCGAGGCGCTGGGCAAGACGTCGGTGGATCCGTATGGGGCTTGGAAGTAG
- a CDS encoding Lrp/AsnC family transcriptional regulator, whose product MKKAAVDLDGFDRKLLHLLQRRGRASYVEMAEAVNLSESACLRRVRALEEAGVIGRYAAVIDERAVGLPLSVFVTVTLSSQAETALSAFEKAITNVREVAECYLMTGGSDYLLRLVVRDVDDLERVHAQELTRIPGVIRVSSSIAMRTVVKRAELPL is encoded by the coding sequence ATGAAGAAAGCCGCCGTTGACCTGGATGGTTTCGACCGGAAGCTCCTGCACCTGCTCCAGCGGCGGGGTCGAGCCAGCTATGTGGAAATGGCCGAGGCGGTGAATCTTTCCGAATCCGCCTGTCTGCGCCGGGTGCGGGCGCTTGAGGAGGCCGGCGTCATCGGCCGCTACGCCGCCGTGATCGACGAGCGGGCGGTGGGGCTGCCGCTCAGCGTCTTCGTCACCGTGACCTTGTCCTCCCAGGCCGAGACCGCGCTGAGCGCTTTCGAGAAGGCGATCACCAATGTTCGCGAGGTGGCCGAGTGCTACCTGATGACCGGCGGCTCGGACTATCTGCTGCGCCTGGTGGTGCGCGACGTCGACGACCTGGAGCGGGTCCACGCCCAGGAGCTGACCCGCATCCCCGGCGTGATCCGGGTCAGCAGCAGCATCGCCATGCGCACAGTCGTTAAGCGCGCCGAATTGCCGCTGTGA
- a CDS encoding carbonic anhydrase translates to MVSRRILLGALAGLAAPALAFAEGDGPAPNLLTRKGRRTSSALRHQATDKAALDKALATVKPLETEPAHAAPAAEPAQAVSPDEALGRLKQGNAIFARGGANLVLPTTARVAELAKGQAPFAVVIGCADSRTAPELVFDCNLGELFVIRVAGSTVSREGLGSIVYAVEHLGAPLIVVLGHTKCGAVGAAVDVAKKHSELHGALHEMVLPILPAVLEADETHPADLQDAAIRRNVRDIAGRLKVADGVLAERIHEGRLKVVSACYDLTTGVVSFDA, encoded by the coding sequence ATGGTTTCGAGACGGATCCTGCTGGGGGCCCTGGCGGGCCTGGCCGCGCCAGCCCTGGCCTTCGCCGAGGGCGACGGTCCGGCGCCCAACCTGCTGACCCGCAAGGGCCGCCGCACCTCCAGCGCCCTGAGGCATCAGGCGACCGACAAGGCCGCGCTGGACAAGGCCCTGGCCACCGTCAAGCCGCTGGAAACCGAGCCCGCCCACGCCGCGCCCGCCGCCGAGCCGGCGCAGGCGGTCTCGCCCGACGAGGCCCTGGGTCGCCTGAAGCAGGGCAACGCCATCTTCGCGCGCGGCGGCGCCAACCTCGTCCTGCCGACCACGGCTCGGGTGGCCGAGCTGGCCAAGGGCCAGGCGCCGTTCGCGGTGGTGATCGGCTGCGCCGATAGCCGCACCGCGCCGGAGCTGGTCTTCGACTGCAATCTCGGCGAGCTGTTCGTGATCCGCGTGGCTGGCTCGACCGTCAGCCGCGAGGGTCTGGGCTCGATCGTCTACGCCGTCGAGCACCTGGGCGCGCCGCTGATCGTGGTGCTGGGCCACACCAAGTGCGGCGCCGTGGGCGCGGCCGTGGACGTCGCCAAGAAACATTCGGAGCTGCACGGCGCCCTGCACGAAATGGTGCTGCCGATCCTGCCTGCCGTGCTGGAGGCCGACGAGACCCATCCCGCCGACCTGCAGGACGCCGCCATCCGCCGCAATGTCCGCGACATCGCCGGTCGCCTGAAGGTCGCCGATGGCGTCCTGGCCGAGCGCATCCACGAGGGCCGGCTGAAGGTCGTCTCGGCCTGCTACGACCTGACCACCGGCGTAGTGAGTTTCGACGCCTAA
- the pbpC gene encoding penicillin-binding protein 1C, with amino-acid sequence MLRILLPRRGKTGHGVPRLTKVLVGLLAAELTLFTLSAIFPPDMTRARHSSPVVLDRRGAWLRALPVEDGRWRIRADLQRTDPTFQKRLIKVEDARFFWHLGVDPLSLARAIGSAVIHGRVTSGASTLTMQTARLLEPRPRTVGAKLIEMVRAVQLESRLSKREILALYLTLAPYGGNLEGARAASLSYFGHEPSSLTDGEQAMLIALPQSPEARRPDRRPEAAKAARRAVLDKMVRAGAISQAAAYEAENEPLPRRTPFPALAWHVAGELARNAPASQASVISTIDADLQARLEPMAGAAAAAQGPDATAAILVVEIKTRAVRAAVGSAGRDRAGGWVDMTRALRSPGSALKPFIYAMAMDDGLVAADTQLADSATRFADYQPENFDRVFHDKVTVREALAHSLNVPAVATLEKLGPETFAGRIEAAGAHLARPKAQLKAAGLALALGGEGITWRDLVMLYAALGDNGIAKPLAWTEDEAKMREHAGGTRLVRPEAARQVLDILREAPAPRGRAPSALTRGGPSMAFKTGTSYGFRDAVAAGVVGGYAMLVWTGRADGGARGGLTGRDAALPLLFDVADAVGAPTSAPRPIAPKAAPLALQKLQAADAGPRLIFPPDGASVQVDGFEPGARGLVLAAEGEGLTWYVEGRPLDLDLVSGRAIWKPAAPGFYKLSVIDTQGRRVSARVRIKGE; translated from the coding sequence ATGCTGCGCATCCTCCTCCCCCGGAGGGGGAAGACGGGTCATGGCGTCCCCCGCCTGACAAAGGTCCTGGTCGGCCTGCTCGCCGCCGAGCTCACCCTCTTCACCCTCAGCGCCATCTTCCCGCCTGACATGACCCGCGCGCGGCATTCCTCGCCGGTCGTGCTGGACCGGCGTGGGGCCTGGCTGCGGGCCCTGCCGGTCGAGGACGGGCGGTGGCGGATCCGCGCCGATCTTCAGCGCACCGACCCGACCTTCCAGAAGCGCCTGATCAAGGTCGAGGACGCGCGGTTCTTCTGGCACCTGGGCGTTGATCCGCTGTCGCTGGCCCGGGCCATCGGCTCGGCGGTGATCCACGGCCGGGTGACCTCCGGGGCCTCGACCCTGACCATGCAGACCGCGCGCCTCTTGGAGCCGCGCCCGCGCACGGTCGGCGCCAAGTTGATCGAGATGGTCCGCGCCGTGCAGCTGGAATCGCGCCTGTCCAAGCGCGAGATCCTGGCCCTGTACCTGACCCTGGCGCCCTATGGCGGCAATCTGGAGGGCGCGCGGGCGGCCAGCCTCAGCTATTTCGGCCATGAGCCCTCCAGCCTGACCGACGGCGAGCAGGCGATGCTGATCGCCCTGCCGCAGTCGCCCGAGGCCCGCCGTCCCGATCGCCGCCCCGAGGCCGCCAAGGCCGCTCGCCGCGCGGTGCTGGACAAGATGGTCCGCGCCGGCGCCATCAGCCAGGCCGCCGCTTATGAAGCCGAGAACGAACCCCTGCCGCGCCGGACGCCGTTCCCGGCCTTGGCCTGGCATGTGGCCGGCGAACTGGCTCGGAACGCGCCCGCCAGCCAGGCCAGCGTGATCTCGACGATCGACGCCGACCTGCAGGCCCGGCTGGAGCCGATGGCCGGCGCGGCGGCCGCCGCGCAAGGACCGGACGCCACCGCCGCCATCCTGGTGGTCGAGATCAAGACCCGCGCTGTCCGCGCCGCCGTCGGCTCGGCGGGCCGCGATCGGGCCGGCGGCTGGGTCGACATGACCCGCGCCCTGCGCTCACCGGGGTCGGCCCTGAAGCCGTTCATCTACGCCATGGCCATGGACGACGGCCTGGTCGCCGCCGACACCCAGCTGGCCGACAGCGCCACCCGCTTCGCCGACTACCAGCCGGAGAACTTCGACCGGGTGTTCCACGACAAGGTCACCGTGCGCGAGGCCCTGGCCCACTCGCTGAACGTCCCGGCCGTGGCCACGCTGGAGAAGCTTGGCCCCGAGACCTTCGCCGGCCGGATCGAGGCCGCTGGCGCCCATCTGGCCCGGCCCAAGGCCCAGCTGAAGGCGGCCGGCCTGGCCCTCGCCCTGGGCGGCGAGGGGATCACCTGGCGCGATCTGGTCATGCTGTACGCGGCCCTGGGCGACAACGGGATCGCCAAGCCGCTGGCCTGGACCGAGGACGAGGCCAAGATGCGCGAGCACGCCGGCGGGACGCGCCTGGTCCGCCCCGAGGCGGCGCGGCAGGTGCTGGATATTCTCCGGGAAGCCCCGGCGCCGCGCGGCCGCGCGCCCTCGGCCCTGACGCGGGGCGGGCCGTCGATGGCCTTCAAGACCGGCACCTCGTACGGCTTCCGCGACGCTGTGGCGGCGGGGGTGGTCGGCGGCTATGCGATGCTGGTCTGGACAGGCAGGGCGGACGGCGGCGCGCGCGGCGGCCTGACCGGCCGCGACGCGGCCCTGCCGCTGCTGTTCGACGTCGCCGACGCGGTGGGTGCCCCGACCTCGGCCCCGCGCCCGATCGCGCCCAAGGCCGCACCGCTGGCGCTTCAGAAGCTGCAGGCGGCCGACGCCGGTCCGCGCCTGATCTTCCCACCCGACGGGGCGTCGGTGCAGGTCGACGGCTTCGAGCCGGGGGCGAGAGGCCTCGTCCTCGCCGCTGAGGGCGAAGGCCTGACCTGGTATGTCGAGGGACGGCCCCTGGACCTGGATCTGGTCAGCGGCCGTGCGATCTGGAAGCCCGCCGCGCCGGGGTTTTACAAGCTGTCGGTGATCGATACGCAGGGGCGGCGAGTCAGCGCCAGGGTGCGGATCAAAGGGGAGTAG
- a CDS encoding carbonic anhydrase, translating to MLEDLKANNAAWSKSKTEVDPEFFKRLEGQQSPEYLWIGCSDSRVPANEIVGLDPGELFVHRNVANLAPPQDANYLSVLQFAVDVLKVKHVMVVGHYGCGGVAAAIDGQRRGLVDHWLHPIREVHAEHKHELEEIGDKREMLDRLTELNVARQVRNVAADVFVQDAWARGQSLSVHGWVYSLHDGLVNDLNIGISSREDYERAIAETIVQDRPFWKRDE from the coding sequence ATGCTTGAGGACCTGAAAGCCAACAACGCCGCCTGGTCGAAGAGCAAGACCGAGGTCGATCCCGAATTCTTCAAGCGCCTGGAAGGCCAGCAGAGCCCGGAATATCTCTGGATCGGCTGCAGCGACAGTCGCGTGCCGGCCAACGAGATCGTCGGCCTGGATCCGGGCGAGCTGTTCGTCCACCGCAACGTCGCCAACCTGGCCCCGCCGCAGGACGCCAACTACCTGTCCGTGCTGCAGTTCGCGGTCGACGTGCTGAAGGTCAAGCACGTCATGGTCGTGGGCCACTACGGCTGCGGCGGCGTGGCGGCGGCCATCGACGGCCAGCGCCGGGGCCTGGTCGACCACTGGCTTCATCCGATCCGCGAGGTCCACGCCGAGCACAAGCACGAGCTGGAGGAGATCGGCGACAAGCGCGAGATGCTGGACCGCCTGACCGAGCTGAACGTCGCCCGCCAGGTCCGCAACGTCGCCGCCGACGTCTTCGTCCAGGACGCCTGGGCCCGCGGCCAGTCGCTGTCGGTGCATGGCTGGGTCTATTCGCTGCACGACGGCCTGGTGAACGACCTGAACATCGGCATCAGCAGCCGCGAGGACTACGAGCGGGCGATCGCCGAGACGATCGTGCAGGACCGGCCGTTCTGGAAGCGGGACGAGTAG
- the maiA gene encoding maleylacetoacetate isomerase — MKLVLHSAKRASAPYRVRIGLNLKGLAYDLRPVDLVANAHQADGYRALNAQALVPTLEVDGRPLTQSLAILEWLDEVVSEPRLLPTAPFERAIVRGMAEIIACDIHPLNNLRVLRQLTALEIGETDRNAWVARWISDGFRALEPMVAQHSGGFAYGDAPGLVDCLLVPQVFNAGRFNIDLSPFPAIAAAATRAAKHPAIAAAHPDHHPER, encoded by the coding sequence ATGAAGCTCGTCCTGCACAGCGCCAAGCGCGCCAGCGCGCCCTACCGGGTGCGCATCGGCCTGAACCTGAAGGGACTGGCCTATGACCTGCGTCCCGTGGACCTGGTGGCGAACGCCCATCAGGCCGACGGCTATCGCGCGCTGAACGCCCAGGCCCTGGTTCCGACCCTGGAGGTCGACGGCCGTCCCCTGACCCAGAGCCTGGCCATACTGGAGTGGCTGGACGAGGTCGTCTCCGAGCCGCGCCTGCTGCCCACCGCCCCGTTCGAGCGGGCCATCGTGCGGGGCATGGCCGAGATCATCGCCTGCGACATCCACCCGCTGAACAACCTGCGGGTCCTGCGCCAGCTGACCGCGCTGGAGATCGGCGAGACCGACCGCAACGCCTGGGTCGCCCGCTGGATCAGCGACGGCTTCCGGGCGCTGGAGCCGATGGTGGCCCAGCACTCGGGCGGCTTCGCCTATGGCGACGCGCCGGGCCTGGTCGACTGCCTGCTGGTGCCGCAGGTGTTCAACGCCGGTCGCTTTAACATCGACCTTTCCCCGTTCCCGGCCATCGCCGCCGCCGCGACCCGCGCGGCCAAGCACCCGGCCATCGCCGCCGCCCATCCCGACCATCATCCGGAGCGCTAG
- a CDS encoding fumarylacetoacetate hydrolase family protein produces MTTYAFPPHAIPTVPVEGSDAVFPIRRVLCVGRNYAAHAREMGADERDPPFFFAKPADAVVVAPREVAYPLATSDLHHEIELVVALKSGGANLTPDQALEAVFGYAVGVDLTRRDLQGAAKAKGHPWEAGKAFDASAPITAIRVMDAPPARAAVTLSVNGAERQRGEVGDLIWNIGEVIAKASELWTLAAGDLIFTGTPEGVGAIVRGDKVVGEVEGVGRLEFTLV; encoded by the coding sequence ATGACGACCTACGCGTTCCCTCCGCACGCCATCCCGACGGTCCCGGTGGAGGGATCCGATGCGGTCTTCCCCATCCGCCGCGTCCTGTGCGTCGGCCGCAACTACGCCGCCCATGCGCGCGAGATGGGCGCGGACGAGCGCGACCCGCCGTTCTTCTTCGCCAAGCCCGCCGACGCGGTCGTCGTCGCGCCGCGCGAGGTCGCCTATCCGCTGGCGACCAGCGACCTGCACCACGAGATCGAGCTGGTGGTCGCGCTGAAGAGCGGCGGCGCGAACCTGACACCCGACCAGGCCCTGGAAGCCGTGTTCGGCTACGCCGTCGGCGTCGACCTGACCCGCCGTGACCTGCAAGGCGCGGCCAAGGCCAAGGGCCACCCGTGGGAGGCCGGCAAGGCCTTCGACGCCAGCGCCCCGATCACCGCCATCCGGGTCATGGACGCTCCGCCGGCGCGGGCCGCCGTCACCCTGTCGGTCAACGGCGCCGAGCGCCAGCGCGGCGAGGTCGGTGATCTCATCTGGAACATCGGCGAGGTGATCGCCAAGGCCAGCGAACTGTGGACCCTGGCCGCCGGCGACCTGATCTTCACCGGCACCCCCGAGGGCGTCGGCGCCATCGTCCGCGGCGATAAGGTCGTGGGCGAGGTCGAGGGCGTCGGCCGTCTGGAATTCACCCTGGTCTAG
- a CDS encoding ABC transporter ATP-binding protein, translating to MLIIENLTHVYGNGTRALDEVSLTIPRGMYGLLGPNGAGKSTLMRTIATLQAPTSGHIRFGDIDVLKTPEALRETLGYLPQDFGVYPRVSAYDMLDHMAVLKGISGPKERKATVEHLLNQVNLWTVRKKAIAGFSGGMRQRFGIAQALIGDPRLIIVDEPTAGLDPEERNRFLNLLAEIGENVVVILSTHIVEDVSDLCPAMAIICDGRIVSEGAPNDLVAKLQGRIWKKIIDKAELEAAKARYKVISTRLLAGRTVIHILSDDNPGEGFTPVEGGLEDVYFSTLSTTRRAA from the coding sequence ATGCTGATCATCGAGAATCTGACCCATGTCTATGGCAACGGCACCCGCGCCCTGGACGAGGTCAGCCTGACGATTCCGCGCGGCATGTACGGGCTTCTGGGTCCGAACGGGGCCGGCAAGTCCACCCTGATGCGCACCATCGCCACCCTGCAGGCCCCGACGTCGGGCCACATCCGGTTCGGCGACATCGACGTCCTCAAGACCCCCGAGGCGCTGCGCGAGACCCTGGGCTACCTGCCTCAGGACTTCGGCGTCTATCCGCGGGTCTCGGCCTACGACATGCTGGACCACATGGCGGTGCTGAAGGGCATTTCCGGGCCCAAGGAACGCAAGGCCACGGTCGAGCACCTGCTGAACCAGGTGAACCTGTGGACCGTGCGCAAGAAGGCCATCGCCGGCTTCTCCGGCGGCATGCGCCAGCGGTTCGGCATCGCCCAGGCCCTGATCGGCGACCCGCGCCTGATCATCGTCGACGAGCCCACGGCCGGCCTCGACCCCGAGGAGCGCAACCGCTTCCTGAACCTCCTGGCCGAGATCGGCGAGAACGTGGTGGTGATCCTGTCGACCCACATCGTCGAGGACGTCAGCGACCTCTGCCCGGCCATGGCCATCATCTGCGACGGCCGCATCGTCAGCGAAGGCGCCCCCAACGACCTAGTGGCCAAGCTGCAGGGCCGGATCTGGAAGAAGATCATCGACAAGGCCGAACTGGAGGCCGCCAAAGCCCGCTACAAGGTCATTTCCACCCGCCTGCTGGCCGGCCGCACGGTCATCCACATCCTGTCGGACGACAATCCGGGCGAGGGCTTCACCCCCGTCGAGGGCGGGCTGGAGGACGTCTACTTCTCCACCCTCTCGACCACGCGGCGGGCGGCCTGA